The proteins below are encoded in one region of Salvelinus fontinalis isolate EN_2023a chromosome 10, ASM2944872v1, whole genome shotgun sequence:
- the rab34b gene encoding GATA zinc finger domain-containing protein 14 isoform X1: MCWQSSRRLAPDVLVTLSESQRAQKKSTNQPRGKQPAADGEGYTSHTGQHYTEKHNTGQHRTTQQHYTGQHNNTTQDNTTTLHRTTTQHYTGQHNNTTQDNTTTLHRTTTQHYTGQHNNTTQDNTTTLHRTTTQHYTGQHNNTTQDNTTTLHRTTQQHRTTQQHRTTQQHYTGQHNTTTLHRTTQQHNNITQDNTGQHNNTTQDNTTTHRTTQQHYTGQHNNTTQDNTTTTLHSTTQQHYTGQHNNTTQHNNTTTLHRTTTQHYTGQHNNTTQDNTTTLHRTTQQHYTGQHNNTQDNTTTLHRTTQQHYTGQHNNNITQHNTTTLHRTTQQHYTGQQHNNITQDNNTTLNRTTQQHNNITQDNTTQHYTGQHNNNTTTLHRTTTQHNTGQHNNTTQDNTTTLHRTTQQHNTGQHNNTTQDNNTTLHRTTQQHYTGQHNTTQDNTTLHRTTQQHNTGQQHYTGQQHNTTQDNTTTLHRTTQQHRTTQHNTTQQHRTTQHYTGQHNNTTQDNNTTTLHRTTQQHYTGQHNTTQDNTTTLHRTTQQHNTTQDNNTTLHRTTQQHNTGQQHYTGQQHNTTQDNTTTLHRTTTQHYTGQHNNTTQDNTTHNTTLHRTTQYITLHRKTQHNTGQHNK, translated from the exons ATGTGCTGGCAGAGCTCGAGAAGACTGGCTCCAGACGTGTTGGTGACATTATCA GAATCACAGAGAGCACAGAAGAAGAGTACAAACCAACCAAGAGGAAAGCAACCTGCTGCTGATGGGGAAGGATACACTTCACACACAGGACAACACTACACAGAaaaacacaatacaggacaacacaggacaacacaacaacactacacaggacaacacaacaacacaacacaggacaacacaacaacactacacaggacaacaacacaacactacacaggacaacacaacaacacaacacaggacaacacaacaacactacacaggacaacaacacaacactacacaggacaacacaacaacacaacacaggacaacacaacaacactacacaggacaacaacacaacactacacaggacaacacaacaacactacacaggacaacacaacaacactacacaggacaacacaacaacacaggacaacacaacaacacaggacaacacaacaacattacacaggacaacacaacacaacaacattacacaggacaacacaacaacacaacaacattacacaggacaacacaggacaacacaacaacactacacaggacaacacaacaacacacaggacaacacaacaacactacacaggacaacacaacaacactacacaggacaacacaacaacaacattacacagcacaacacaacaacactacacaggacaacacaacaacactacacaacacaacaacacaacaacattacacaggacaacaacacaacactacacaggacaacacaacaacactacacaggacaacacaacaacactacacaggacaacacaacaacactacacaggacaacacaacaacacacaggacaacacaacaacactacacaggacaacacaacaacactacacaggacaacacaacaacaacattacacagcacaacacaacaacactacacaggacaacacaacaacactacacaggacaacaacacaacaacattacacaggacaacaacacaacactaaacaggacaacacaacaacacaacaacattacacaggacaacacaacacaacactacacaggacaacacaacaacaacacaacaacactacataggacaacaacacaacacaacacaggacaacacaacaacactacacaggacaacacaacaacactacacaggacaacacaacaacacaacacaggacaacacaacaacactacacaggacaacaacacaacactacacaggacaacacaacaacactacacaggacaacacaacacaacacaggacaacacaacactacacaggacaacacaacaacacaacacaggacaacaacactacacaggacaacaacacaacactacacaggacaacacaacaacactacacaggacaacacaacaacacaggacaacacaacacaacacaacacaacaacacaggacaacacaacactacacaggacaacacaacaacactacacaggacaacaacacaacaacattacacaggacaacacaacaacactacacaggacaacacaacacaacacaggacaacacaacaacactacacaggacaacacaacaacacaacactacacaggacaacaacacaacactacacaggacaacacaacaacacaacacaggacaacaacactacacaggacaacaacacaacactacacaggacaacacaacaacactacacaggacaacaacacaacactacacaggacaacacaacaacactacacaggacaacacaacacataacactacactacacaggacaacacaatacatAACACTACACAggaaaacacaacacaacacaggacaacacaacaaatAA
- the rab34b gene encoding ras-related protein Rab-34 isoform X2, whose product MLPPVRRDRIIAQLPECFTPAAALHTKDVFHSQVKAACQGQKTDAVGFNIAKVIVVGDVAVGKTCLLSRFCKDSFDKNYKATIGVDFEMERFEVLGVPFSLQLWDTAGQERFKCIASTYYRGAQAIIVVFDLSCVTSLDNARQWLEDAMKENDPSSVLLFLVGTKKDLSSPDQLAYMEQEAIRLSEEIRAEYWTVSAKSGESIREFFFRVASLTFEANVLAELEKTGSRRVGDIIRITESTEEEYKPTKRKATCC is encoded by the exons ATGTTGCCACCTGTGAGGAGAGACCGCATCATCGCTCAGCTTCCAgag tgtTTTACCCCAGCCGCAGCGCTACACACTAAAGATGTCTTCCACTCGCAGGTCAAGGCTGCCTGTCAGGGGCAAAAGACGGATGCAGTGGG CTTTAACATCGCCAAGGTGATTGTGGTAGGGGATGTGGCAGTTGGGAAGACATGTCTGCTCAGCAG gTTCTGTAAGGACTCGTTTGATAAGAACTATAAGGCCACCATCGGAGTGGATTTTGAGATGGAGCGGTTTGAAGTGTTGGGGGTGCCTTTCAGTTTACAGCT atgggACACAGCGGGTCAGGAGAGGTTCAAGTGCATCGCCTCCACATATTACAGAGGAGCACAAG CCATCATAGTGGTATTTGACCTGAGCTGTGTGACCTCTCTGGACAACGCCAG GCAGTGGCTGGAGGATGCTATGAAGGAGAACGATCCCTCCAGTGTTCTGCTGTTCCTGGTCGGAACCAAGAAGGACCTCAGT tctcctgATCAGTTGGCCTACATGGAGCAGGAGGCCATTAGACTGTCAGAGGAGATCAGAGCTGAGTACTGGACTGTGTCTGCTAAGTCAG gggagaGTATCAGGGAGTTTTTCTTCCGGGTAGCGTCTCTAACCTTTGAGGCCAATGTGCTGGCAGAGCTCGAGAAGACTGGCTCCAGACGTGTTGGTGACATTATCA GAATCACAGAGAGCACAGAAGAAGAGTACAAACCAACCAAGAGGAAAGCAACCTGCTGCTGA